In the Streptomyces fradiae ATCC 10745 = DSM 40063 genome, one interval contains:
- a CDS encoding D-glycero-alpha-D-manno-heptose-1,7-bisphosphate 7-phosphatase, which produces MPRRPHPDGAAPPLAAAGRSDGPEDGGSGTGLPGAVLFDRDDTLIVDVPYNGDPERVRLMPGAFEAVRLLRARGVPVGVVSNQSGIGRGLLTEAEVREVNARVDTLLGRPMDVWVHCPHTPEDGCGCRKPAPGLVLEAARLLGVPAGRCVVIGDIGADMGAARAAGARGVLVPTTRTLPAEVASAPDVCRDLVGAVRHVLGRPSAVRRPV; this is translated from the coding sequence GTGCCGCGCAGGCCGCACCCGGACGGCGCCGCCCCACCGCTCGCGGCGGCCGGGCGGAGCGACGGGCCGGAGGACGGGGGCAGCGGCACCGGCCTGCCCGGCGCGGTGCTGTTCGACCGGGACGACACCCTCATCGTGGACGTGCCGTACAACGGCGACCCGGAGCGGGTGCGGCTCATGCCCGGCGCCTTCGAGGCCGTACGGCTGCTGCGGGCGCGCGGCGTCCCGGTCGGCGTGGTCTCCAACCAGTCCGGCATCGGGCGGGGCCTGCTCACCGAGGCGGAGGTGCGGGAGGTCAACGCCCGCGTCGACACCCTGCTGGGGCGGCCGATGGACGTGTGGGTGCACTGCCCGCACACCCCGGAGGACGGCTGCGGCTGCCGGAAGCCGGCGCCCGGCCTCGTCCTGGAGGCGGCGCGGCTCCTCGGGGTGCCGGCCGGGCGGTGCGTGGTCATCGGCGACATCGGCGCCGACATGGGCGCGGCGCGCGCGGCGGGCGCCCGGGGGGTGCTGGTGCCCACGACGCGGACGCTGCCCGCCGAGGTGGCGTCCGCGCCGGACGTGTGCCGGGACCTGGTCGGCGCCGTACGCCACGTGCTGGGACGCCCGTCCGCCGTGCGGAGGCCCGTATGA
- a CDS encoding glycosyltransferase, translating into MSHPPDPYAVVVPTVGRPCLADCLAALAASDGPAPHRVVVVDDRPGEPPPGALPRDLPLDALGALADRAVVVRSGGRGPAAARNTGLREVEEPWTVFLDDDVRVGPSWRTALARDLAEASPGTGAVQGVLRVPLPADRRPTDWERNTAGLERALWATADMAYRTEALRAVGGFDERFRRAFREDADLALRVIDAGWLIRRGTRRTEHPVRPADRWVSLRLQRGNADDALMVRLHGPGWWARAAAPRGRIRRHAAVTAAGALGVLLAAAGRPRAAVPAVAAWLLGTAEFARARIAPGPRTREEVVTMLVTSAAIPALATWHRLAGELRHRSAGAWNGGAA; encoded by the coding sequence ATGAGCCATCCGCCCGACCCGTACGCCGTGGTCGTCCCCACCGTGGGGCGGCCCTGCCTCGCCGACTGCCTCGCCGCCCTCGCCGCGAGCGACGGGCCCGCGCCGCACCGGGTCGTCGTCGTGGACGACCGGCCCGGCGAGCCGCCGCCCGGGGCGCTCCCCCGCGACCTGCCGCTGGACGCGCTCGGCGCGCTCGCCGACCGGGCCGTCGTGGTCCGCAGCGGCGGGCGCGGTCCGGCCGCCGCGCGCAACACGGGGCTGCGGGAGGTGGAGGAGCCGTGGACGGTCTTCCTCGACGACGACGTCCGCGTCGGGCCCTCCTGGCGGACCGCCCTCGCGCGCGACCTCGCCGAGGCGTCCCCCGGCACCGGCGCGGTGCAGGGCGTGCTGCGGGTCCCCCTCCCCGCCGACCGGCGGCCCACCGACTGGGAGCGCAACACCGCCGGTCTGGAGCGGGCCCTGTGGGCCACCGCCGACATGGCGTACCGGACGGAGGCGCTGCGCGCCGTGGGCGGTTTCGACGAGCGGTTCCGGCGGGCCTTCCGCGAGGACGCGGACCTGGCCCTGCGGGTGATCGACGCGGGCTGGCTGATCCGGCGCGGCACGCGGCGCACGGAGCACCCGGTGCGCCCCGCGGACCGGTGGGTGTCCCTGCGCCTCCAGCGCGGCAACGCCGACGACGCGCTGATGGTGCGGCTGCACGGGCCCGGCTGGTGGGCGCGGGCCGCCGCGCCGCGCGGCCGGATCCGGCGGCACGCCGCGGTCACGGCGGCCGGTGCGCTGGGGGTCCTCCTCGCGGCCGCGGGCCGCCCCCGGGCGGCCGTGCCGGCGGTGGCCGCGTGGCTGCTGGGGACGGCGGAGTTCGCGCGCGCCCGGATCGCACCGGGGCCGCGCACCCGCGAGGAGGTGGTGACCATGCTGGTGACCAGCGCGGCGATCCCGGCACTGGCGACCTGGCACCGGCTGGCCGGCGAGCTGCGGCACCGCTCCGCCGGGGCCTGGAACGGCGGTGCCGCGTGA
- a CDS encoding metallophosphoesterase family protein, which translates to MIRVAAVGDIHMSPESAGALRPAFDTLGDCADLLLLAGDLTRHGTVEEARVVAREVAGLPVPVVAVLGNHDYQSDLQDEVSAVLEEVGVTVLEGRGTVLRVGGVRVGVAGTKGFGGGFAGRSGGEFGEPVMKEFIRYTRRCADGLAASLRMLREADCAVRIALTHYAPVPDTLAGEPPEIYPFLGSYLLAQAVDEAGADLAVHGHAHMGSEHGMTGGGVWVRNVAQPVLGQAFAVYRLPVRERPAPAAGAVPDGAAERTRVR; encoded by the coding sequence GTGATCCGGGTGGCCGCCGTCGGTGACATCCACATGTCCCCGGAGAGCGCCGGCGCGCTGCGCCCGGCGTTCGACACCCTGGGCGACTGCGCGGACCTGCTGCTCCTGGCCGGCGACCTGACCCGGCACGGCACGGTCGAGGAGGCCCGTGTGGTGGCCCGCGAGGTGGCGGGGCTGCCGGTGCCGGTGGTGGCCGTGCTGGGCAACCACGACTACCAGAGCGACCTCCAGGACGAGGTGAGCGCCGTCCTGGAGGAGGTCGGGGTGACCGTCCTGGAGGGGCGCGGCACGGTGCTGCGGGTCGGCGGGGTGCGGGTCGGCGTCGCCGGGACGAAGGGGTTCGGCGGCGGATTCGCCGGGCGCAGCGGCGGCGAGTTCGGCGAGCCGGTGATGAAGGAGTTCATCCGGTACACGCGGCGGTGCGCGGACGGGCTGGCCGCGTCGCTGCGGATGCTCCGGGAGGCCGACTGCGCGGTGCGGATCGCGCTGACCCACTACGCGCCGGTGCCGGACACCCTGGCCGGGGAGCCGCCGGAGATCTACCCGTTCCTCGGCAGCTACCTGCTGGCGCAGGCGGTGGACGAGGCGGGCGCCGATCTGGCCGTGCACGGCCACGCGCACATGGGCAGCGAGCACGGGATGACCGGCGGCGGGGTGTGGGTGCGCAACGTGGCGCAGCCGGTGCTGGGGCAGGCGTTCGCCGTGTACCGGCTGCCGGTGCGGGAGCGGCCCGCGCCTGCGGCCGGCGCGGTGCCGGACGGGGCGGCGGAGAGGACCAGGGTCCGCTGA
- a CDS encoding nucleotidyltransferase family protein: MKNQVDEAARLAVAPAPGEVAGGPPLPPDRTQAILEATKQVAGILKAGGHRFALAGSVAAYAHGVPASLQHDTDFAVLREDEQAVTEALQSAGIRVRKPPEDWLIKATCRGEEIDLIFELARHPVTAELLERAQVLPVDSVHMPVLAPTDLMGSQLAAFSEHHCDFGSVLPIARVLRERIDWHLLRRESAGRPMPEAFLYLLERLNVIEPKGATR; the protein is encoded by the coding sequence GTGAAGAACCAGGTCGACGAGGCCGCCCGTCTCGCCGTGGCGCCCGCGCCCGGCGAGGTCGCGGGCGGCCCGCCACTGCCGCCGGACCGCACCCAGGCCATCCTGGAGGCCACGAAGCAGGTCGCGGGCATCCTGAAGGCCGGCGGGCACCGGTTCGCCCTGGCGGGCAGCGTGGCCGCGTACGCGCACGGCGTACCGGCCAGCCTGCAGCACGACACCGACTTCGCCGTCCTGCGCGAGGACGAGCAGGCCGTCACCGAGGCCCTGCAGAGTGCCGGCATCCGGGTCCGCAAGCCCCCGGAGGACTGGCTGATCAAGGCGACCTGCCGGGGCGAGGAGATCGACCTGATCTTCGAGCTGGCCCGGCACCCGGTCACCGCGGAGCTGCTGGAGCGGGCCCAGGTCCTGCCGGTGGACTCGGTGCACATGCCGGTCCTCGCGCCGACGGACCTCATGGGCAGCCAGCTCGCGGCGTTCTCCGAGCACCACTGCGACTTCGGCTCGGTGCTGCCGATCGCCCGGGTGCTCCGGGAGCGGATCGACTGGCACCTGCTGCGCCGGGAGAGCGCGGGCCGCCCCATGCCCGAGGCGTTCCTGTACCTGCTGGAGCGCCTGAACGTGATCGAGCCGAAGGGGGCGACGCGATGA
- a CDS encoding glycosyltransferase family 9 protein, whose amino-acid sequence MRPRVLVLRALGLGDLLAGVPALRAVRRGFPGHEVVLAAPGQLAEAVAAVDAVDTLLPSSAPGRAVPVRLAWRGPAPDAAVDLHGRGPSSHLLLERTGRPGRLLAFAHPGTPHIEGPVWTADEHERERWCRLLRWYGVPADPADLRLAPPADPSPAPGAVVVHPGADAPARRWPAERYARVVRELRRRGHRVVLTGGPGEEGLLAGVAGPAGLDDGDVFAGGLPYGRLAALCAGAGAVVSGDTGVAHVAAAYGAPSVTLFGPVPPHLWGPPGGGRHVALWHPGPPGDPHGREPDPGLLRIGPDEVLDALLPLLEVSAR is encoded by the coding sequence GTGAGGCCCCGCGTCCTGGTGCTGCGGGCGCTGGGGCTCGGCGACCTGCTGGCCGGGGTGCCCGCGCTGCGGGCGGTGCGGCGCGGCTTCCCCGGCCACGAGGTGGTGCTCGCCGCGCCCGGTCAGCTGGCCGAGGCGGTGGCGGCGGTCGACGCGGTGGACACGCTGCTGCCCTCGTCGGCGCCCGGCCGGGCCGTACCGGTGCGGCTCGCGTGGCGGGGGCCGGCGCCGGACGCGGCCGTGGACCTGCACGGCCGCGGGCCGTCCAGCCACCTGCTGCTGGAGCGGACCGGGCGGCCGGGCCGGCTGCTGGCGTTCGCCCATCCGGGCACCCCGCACATCGAGGGGCCGGTGTGGACGGCGGACGAACACGAGCGGGAGCGCTGGTGCCGGCTGCTGCGCTGGTACGGCGTCCCGGCCGACCCCGCGGACCTGCGCCTCGCGCCGCCCGCCGATCCGTCGCCCGCGCCCGGCGCGGTGGTGGTCCATCCCGGGGCGGACGCCCCCGCCCGGCGGTGGCCGGCGGAGCGGTACGCGCGGGTCGTGCGGGAGCTGCGGCGGCGCGGCCACCGGGTGGTGCTGACCGGCGGGCCGGGCGAGGAGGGGCTGCTGGCGGGCGTGGCGGGCCCCGCGGGTCTCGACGACGGCGACGTGTTCGCGGGCGGGCTGCCGTACGGGCGGCTGGCCGCGCTGTGCGCCGGGGCGGGGGCCGTGGTGAGCGGCGACACGGGCGTCGCGCACGTCGCCGCGGCGTACGGGGCGCCGTCGGTGACGCTGTTCGGGCCGGTGCCCCCGCACCTGTGGGGCCCGCCCGGCGGCGGCCGGCACGTCGCGCTGTGGCACCCGGGCCCGCCGGGCGACCCGCACGGCCGGGAGCCCGATCCGGGGCTGCTGCGCATCGGGCCGGACGAGGTCCTGGACGCGCTGCTCCCCCTGCTGGAGGTGTCCGCGCGGTGA
- a CDS encoding aromatic acid exporter family protein: protein MPEVTTAPVFKLVRRTREPVAAQTLRSTVAAVISYVVALMVLPPQPAPLTAPLTALLVVQVTLYATLTTGIRRVNSVIAGVVVAIVFSSLVGLTWWSLGLTIFAALIVGHLVRVSEFVPEVAISAMLVLGVTQVGSAAWHRILETLIGAGVGMLFNLLLAPPVWVQPAGASIDGMASDMGRILRAMGDDVAGLGHVPVAHAAARLHEARRLDHAIVEVDASLRQAEESLRFNPRVRDGLLARIVLRTGLDTLEICAVVLRVLSRTMTDLAKHRTDENLFPPDVAGQLRELFGHMARAVESFAALITTQVAASAEEAEDRLAEALADGRAARDRVADLLLEDVQEHPRQWQLHGALLAEVDRILDELDVDKRTERLTQELDRRAAELNERYPRLAALAARLRGTGNAPTRPSVET from the coding sequence ATGCCGGAAGTGACGACAGCCCCCGTGTTCAAACTGGTACGGCGGACGAGGGAGCCCGTGGCCGCGCAGACGCTGCGGTCGACGGTCGCCGCCGTCATCTCGTACGTGGTCGCCCTCATGGTGCTCCCCCCGCAACCCGCGCCGCTCACCGCGCCGCTGACGGCGCTGCTCGTGGTGCAGGTGACGCTGTACGCGACCCTGACCACCGGTATCCGCCGCGTCAACTCGGTCATCGCCGGAGTGGTGGTGGCCATCGTGTTCAGCTCGCTGGTCGGCCTGACCTGGTGGAGCCTCGGGCTGACCATCTTCGCGGCGCTGATCGTGGGCCATCTGGTGCGCGTGAGCGAGTTCGTGCCCGAGGTCGCGATCAGCGCCATGCTCGTGCTCGGCGTCACCCAGGTCGGGTCGGCCGCGTGGCACCGCATCCTGGAGACCCTGATCGGGGCGGGCGTCGGCATGCTGTTCAACCTGCTGCTGGCACCGCCGGTGTGGGTGCAGCCCGCCGGGGCGTCCATCGACGGCATGGCCTCCGACATGGGCCGCATACTGCGCGCCATGGGCGACGACGTGGCGGGCCTGGGCCATGTGCCCGTGGCGCACGCGGCGGCCCGGCTGCACGAGGCCCGGCGGCTGGACCACGCCATCGTGGAGGTGGACGCCTCGCTGCGGCAGGCGGAGGAGTCCCTGCGGTTCAACCCCCGCGTACGGGACGGGCTGCTGGCCCGGATCGTGCTGCGGACCGGCCTGGACACCCTGGAGATCTGCGCCGTCGTGCTGCGCGTGCTGTCCCGGACCATGACCGACCTGGCGAAGCACCGCACCGACGAGAACCTGTTCCCGCCGGACGTGGCCGGGCAGCTCAGGGAGCTGTTCGGGCACATGGCGCGGGCGGTGGAGAGCTTCGCCGCCCTGATCACCACCCAGGTCGCCGCCAGCGCGGAGGAGGCGGAGGACCGGCTGGCCGAGGCCCTCGCGGACGGGCGCGCCGCCCGCGACCGGGTCGCCGACCTGCTGCTGGAGGACGTCCAGGAACACCCCAGGCAGTGGCAGCTGCACGGCGCGCTGCTGGCGGAGGTGGACCGCATCCTCGACGAGCTCGACGTCGACAAGCGCACCGAGCGGCTCACGCAGGAACTGGACCGCCGGGCCGCGGAGCTGAACGAGCGCTACCCCCGCCTGGCCGCCCTCGCCGCGCGCCTGCGCGGCACCGGCAACGCGCCCACCCGCCCCAGCGTGGAGACGTGA
- a CDS encoding catalase: protein MTDDSRKVLTNRQGHPVYDNQNQRTVGARGPATLENYQFLEKISHFDRERVPERVVHARGVTAYGYFEAYGAWGDEPIGRFTRAKLFQERGRRTDLAVRFSTVIGGRDSSESARDPRGFAVKFYTEDGNWDLVGNNLAVFFIRDAIKFPDVIHALKPDPVTFEQQPRRIFDFMARTPESMHMLVNLFSPRGIPSDYRHMQGFGVNTYKWVNAEGETVLVKYHWMPKQGVRSMTAEDAANTQAQGLGHATKDLYESIARGEYPEWELLVQMMPDDEHPELDFDPLDDTKTWPEQDFPPKPVGRMVLDRMPENFFAENEQISFGTGVLVDGLDFSDDKMLVGRTFSYSDTQRHRVGPNYLQLPVNQAKHAQVRTNQRDGQMTYHVDGAGAGAGVGEDPSTNYEPSLMGGLREGDRPAHDEQGPEIRGRLTRKRIPRTNDYLQAGQRYQLMERWERDDLVRNLVDALAQCDRPVQERMVWHFLMVDNDLGVRVGDGIGIGPRDVAGLEPLPGQTLTDEDRKRLANLGENPPRDVAGLTMTHCVPNERFVVER from the coding sequence GTGACGGACGACAGCCGGAAGGTGCTCACCAACCGCCAGGGCCACCCGGTCTACGACAACCAGAACCAGCGCACGGTCGGCGCCCGCGGCCCCGCGACGCTGGAGAACTACCAGTTCCTGGAGAAGATCAGCCACTTCGACCGGGAGCGCGTCCCCGAGCGCGTCGTCCACGCGCGGGGCGTCACCGCCTACGGGTACTTCGAGGCGTACGGTGCCTGGGGCGACGAGCCGATCGGCCGGTTCACCCGCGCGAAGCTGTTCCAGGAGCGCGGCCGGCGCACCGACCTGGCCGTGCGGTTCTCCACGGTGATCGGCGGGCGGGACTCCTCGGAGTCGGCCCGCGACCCGCGCGGCTTCGCGGTGAAGTTCTACACCGAGGACGGCAACTGGGACCTGGTCGGCAACAACCTGGCGGTGTTCTTCATCCGGGACGCGATCAAGTTCCCGGACGTGATCCACGCGCTCAAGCCGGACCCGGTCACCTTCGAGCAGCAGCCCCGGCGGATCTTCGACTTCATGGCGAGGACCCCGGAGAGCATGCACATGCTCGTCAACCTGTTCAGCCCGCGCGGCATCCCCTCGGACTACCGCCACATGCAGGGCTTCGGTGTGAACACGTACAAGTGGGTGAACGCCGAGGGCGAGACCGTGCTGGTCAAGTACCACTGGATGCCCAAGCAGGGCGTGCGCAGCATGACTGCCGAGGACGCCGCGAACACCCAGGCCCAGGGGCTGGGGCACGCCACGAAGGACCTGTACGAGTCCATCGCGCGCGGCGAGTACCCCGAGTGGGAGCTGCTCGTCCAGATGATGCCGGACGACGAGCACCCGGAGCTGGACTTCGACCCGCTGGACGACACCAAGACCTGGCCCGAGCAGGACTTCCCGCCGAAGCCGGTGGGCCGGATGGTGCTCGACCGGATGCCGGAGAACTTCTTCGCGGAGAACGAGCAGATCTCGTTCGGCACCGGCGTGCTCGTGGACGGCCTGGACTTCTCCGACGACAAGATGCTGGTCGGCCGGACCTTCTCGTACAGCGACACCCAGCGCCACCGGGTCGGCCCGAACTACCTCCAGCTGCCGGTGAACCAGGCGAAGCACGCGCAGGTGCGCACCAACCAGCGCGACGGCCAGATGACGTATCACGTAGACGGGGCCGGGGCCGGGGCCGGGGTCGGCGAGGACCCCTCGACCAACTACGAGCCGTCCCTCATGGGCGGGCTCAGGGAGGGCGACCGCCCCGCCCACGACGAGCAGGGCCCGGAGATCAGGGGGCGCCTCACCCGCAAGCGCATCCCCCGCACCAACGACTACCTCCAGGCCGGGCAGCGCTACCAGCTCATGGAGCGGTGGGAGCGCGACGACCTGGTGCGCAACCTCGTCGACGCGCTCGCGCAGTGCGACCGGCCGGTCCAGGAGCGCATGGTGTGGCACTTCCTCATGGTCGACAACGACCTGGGCGTACGCGTCGGCGACGGCATCGGCATCGGCCCCCGCGACGTGGCCGGCCTGGAGCCGCTGCCGGGCCAGACGCTCACCGACGAGGACCGCAAGCGGCTGGCCAACCTGGGCGAGAACCCGCCGAGGGACGTGGCCGGGCTGACGATGACGCACTGCGTGCCGAACGAGCGGTTCGTCGTCGAGCGGTGA
- a CDS encoding NAD-binding protein, with the protein MVVCGDDALAHRLAYELHDVYRERVTLLVPGRPAAAPREPGRRARTATGLGGNALALFGRLSAAMTRPAAGDARPGRPGRGDGPGPAAGAVRGHLAPCDPDPYDTLGGQTLRRAVEVVETAEADEAALVEAGVEHAAALALVHEDDETNIRTALLARRLNPRLRLVIRMYNRKLGQHLEELLDQAAAVATPDIDPEVLDASTTVLSDADTAAPALAATAIAGTSKVVHADGLLLRAVERTPPRSGEVADPGLCTLALLSSTATDPAGSDGTDSSGEQGPRLLPDDGAVAAATGRGTVALEAVTYAGPTLAAPRLSTASVPFASLFSPRLRWSLAGLAAAVAAIALASWLTTDDHPLHAAYLTLLDIFAIGDPAVDEPAERQVLQLLSGFVGLLLLPILVAALLEALGTFRTATSLRRPPRGLSGHVVLLGLGKVGTRVLTRLRELGIPVVCVESDPEARGLATARRLRVPVVLGDVTEEGVLETARIHRARSLLALTSLDITNLEAVLYARSVRPDLRVVLRLYDDDIATAVYRTLRAAHPGALTRSRSVSHLAAPAFAGAMMGRQILGAIPVERRVLLFAAVVVAGHPELEGRTVAEAFRPGAWRVIALDPSDPADRRPDLAAVHRGDAEDGRPGLVWDLHPGYVLRAEDRVVLAATRRGLAQLLGRGAAATP; encoded by the coding sequence ATGGTCGTCTGCGGCGACGACGCCCTGGCCCACCGCCTCGCGTACGAACTGCACGACGTGTACCGCGAACGGGTGACGCTGCTCGTCCCCGGCCGCCCCGCCGCCGCCCCGCGCGAACCCGGCCGCCGCGCCCGCACCGCGACCGGACTGGGCGGCAACGCCCTCGCCCTCTTCGGGCGGCTCTCCGCCGCGATGACCCGCCCGGCCGCCGGGGACGCCCGCCCCGGCCGGCCGGGGCGCGGCGACGGTCCGGGCCCCGCGGCCGGCGCCGTGCGGGGCCACCTCGCCCCCTGCGACCCCGACCCCTACGACACGCTCGGCGGCCAGACGCTCCGGCGCGCCGTCGAGGTCGTCGAGACCGCCGAGGCGGACGAGGCGGCCCTCGTCGAGGCGGGCGTCGAGCACGCCGCCGCGCTCGCCCTGGTCCACGAGGACGACGAGACCAACATCCGCACCGCCCTGCTCGCCCGCCGCCTCAACCCCCGGCTGCGGCTCGTCATCCGCATGTACAACCGCAAGCTCGGCCAGCACCTGGAGGAACTCCTCGACCAGGCCGCCGCCGTCGCCACCCCCGACATCGACCCCGAGGTCCTGGACGCCTCCACCACCGTCCTCTCCGACGCCGACACGGCCGCCCCCGCGCTCGCCGCCACCGCGATCGCCGGCACCAGCAAGGTCGTCCACGCGGACGGGCTGCTGCTGCGCGCCGTCGAGCGCACCCCGCCCCGCTCGGGCGAGGTCGCCGACCCCGGCCTGTGCACCCTCGCCCTGCTGTCGTCCACCGCCACCGACCCGGCCGGCAGCGACGGCACCGACAGCAGCGGCGAGCAGGGCCCCCGGCTGCTCCCCGACGACGGCGCGGTCGCCGCCGCCACCGGGCGCGGCACCGTCGCCCTGGAGGCCGTCACCTACGCGGGGCCGACGCTCGCCGCGCCCCGGCTCTCCACCGCCTCCGTGCCGTTCGCGTCGCTCTTCTCCCCGCGGCTGCGCTGGTCGCTCGCCGGGCTCGCCGCGGCCGTCGCCGCCATCGCCCTGGCCTCCTGGCTCACCACCGACGACCACCCCCTGCACGCCGCGTACCTCACGCTGCTCGACATCTTCGCCATCGGCGACCCGGCCGTGGACGAGCCCGCCGAGCGGCAGGTCCTCCAGCTCCTCTCCGGCTTCGTCGGGCTGCTCCTGCTGCCCATCCTCGTCGCCGCCCTCCTGGAGGCCCTGGGCACCTTCCGCACCGCCACCTCCCTGCGCCGCCCGCCCCGCGGGCTGTCCGGCCACGTCGTCCTGCTCGGCCTCGGCAAGGTCGGCACCCGTGTCCTGACCCGGCTGAGGGAGCTGGGCATCCCGGTCGTCTGCGTCGAGTCCGACCCGGAGGCGCGGGGCCTCGCGACCGCCCGCCGCCTGCGCGTGCCCGTCGTCCTCGGCGACGTGACCGAGGAGGGAGTCCTGGAGACCGCCCGCATCCACCGGGCGCGCTCCCTGCTCGCCCTGACGAGCCTCGACATCACCAACCTGGAAGCCGTCCTGTACGCCCGGTCCGTCCGCCCCGACCTGCGCGTGGTGCTGCGGCTGTACGACGACGACATCGCGACCGCCGTGTACCGCACCCTGCGCGCCGCCCATCCCGGCGCGCTCACCCGCAGCCGCAGCGTCTCCCACCTGGCGGCCCCCGCCTTCGCCGGGGCCATGATGGGCCGGCAGATCCTGGGGGCGATCCCCGTGGAGCGGCGCGTCCTGCTGTTCGCCGCGGTCGTCGTCGCCGGCCACCCCGAGCTGGAGGGGCGCACCGTCGCCGAGGCGTTCCGGCCCGGCGCCTGGCGGGTGATCGCCCTGGACCCGAGCGACCCCGCCGACCGGCGCCCCGACCTGGCCGCCGTCCACCGCGGCGACGCCGAGGACGGGCGCCCCGGCCTCGTGTGGGACCTGCATCCCGGCTACGTCCTGCGCGCCGAGGAC
- a CDS encoding glycosyltransferase family 9 protein, with protein MRALVVRLDSFGDVLLAGPAVRAVAHRAERVAMWCGPQGAPAARLLPGVDEVLVWEAPWAGFSPPAVDRADVGRMVERLAAGRFDAALVLTSFHQSPLPAALLLRMAGVGHIAADSVDAPGSLLDVRHERPPDAHEAQAALALAGAAGFPLPPGDDGRLRVRHAPAAPELTGPGPYVAVHPGASVPARRWSPDRCAQAVRLLTGAGHRVVVTGGPGERELTAYVAGAHGVDLGGRTRPPELAAVLAAAGAVVTGNTGPAHLAAAVGTPVVSLFSPVVPAERWGPYGVPHVLLGDQDAPCAGSRARACPVPGHPCLDGVRAKDVVAAVGKLLGTGA; from the coding sequence ATGAGGGCGCTGGTCGTACGCCTCGACAGCTTCGGCGACGTGCTGCTGGCCGGGCCCGCCGTGCGGGCCGTGGCGCACCGCGCGGAGCGGGTGGCGATGTGGTGCGGGCCGCAGGGGGCGCCCGCGGCGCGGCTGCTGCCGGGGGTGGACGAGGTGCTGGTGTGGGAGGCGCCGTGGGCCGGGTTCTCCCCTCCTGCGGTGGACCGGGCGGACGTCGGGCGGATGGTGGAGCGGCTCGCGGCGGGCCGGTTCGACGCGGCGCTCGTCCTGACGTCGTTCCACCAGAGCCCGCTGCCCGCCGCCCTGCTGCTGCGCATGGCGGGGGTCGGGCACATCGCGGCGGACAGCGTGGACGCGCCCGGCTCCCTCCTCGACGTGCGCCATGAGCGGCCCCCGGACGCCCACGAGGCGCAGGCGGCGCTGGCGCTCGCCGGGGCGGCCGGCTTCCCCCTCCCGCCGGGCGACGACGGGCGGCTGCGGGTGCGGCACGCGCCGGCGGCGCCGGAGCTGACCGGGCCCGGCCCGTACGTCGCCGTCCACCCCGGAGCGAGCGTCCCCGCGCGCCGGTGGAGCCCCGACCGGTGCGCGCAGGCGGTGCGGCTGCTCACCGGGGCGGGCCACCGGGTCGTCGTCACGGGCGGCCCCGGCGAGCGGGAGCTGACCGCGTACGTGGCGGGGGCGCACGGCGTGGACCTGGGCGGCCGGACCCGCCCGCCCGAGCTCGCGGCGGTCCTCGCGGCGGCGGGCGCCGTGGTGACCGGGAACACCGGCCCGGCGCACCTGGCGGCGGCCGTCGGGACGCCCGTCGTGTCGCTGTTCTCGCCGGTGGTGCCCGCCGAGCGGTGGGGCCCCTACGGCGTGCCGCACGTGCTGCTGGGCGACCAGGACGCGCCGTGCGCCGGGTCACGGGCCCGCGCGTGCCCCGTGCCGGGCCACCCGTGCCTGGACGGAGTGCGGGCGAAGGACGTGGTCGCCGCCGTCGGGAAGCTGCTGGGGACGGGGGCGTGA